In Bufo gargarizans isolate SCDJY-AF-19 unplaced genomic scaffold, ASM1485885v1 original_scaffold_2076_pilon, whole genome shotgun sequence, one genomic interval encodes:
- the LOC122923926 gene encoding DNA-directed RNA polymerase II subunit RPB1-like: MTCTKPYTTPQDLHSSIYYPPKTCTQPYSTPHDLHQTIYHPSRPALIYIPPPRPAPPNHIPLKSCTQPYTTHRDLHSTVYHPSRPALNRIPPIETCTQPYTTHRDLHSTVYHPSRPALNRIPPIETCTQPYTTHRDLHSTVYHPSRPALNRIPPIETCTQPYTTHRDLHSTVYHPSRPALNRIPPIETCTQPYTTHRDLHSTVYHPSRPALNRIPPIETCTQPYTTHRDLHSTVYHPSRPALNRIPPIETCTQPYTTHRDLHSTVYHPSRPALNRIPPIETCTQPYTTHRDLHSTVYHPSRPALNRIPPLMTCTQPYTTPHDLHSTVYHPSRPAPNRIPPLKTCSQPYSTPQDLLSTVFHPSRPALNRIPPLKTCSQPYSTPPKTCT; encoded by the exons ATGACCTGCACCAAACCATATACCACCCCTCAAGACCTGCACTCATCTATATACTACCCCCCCAAGACCTGCACCCAACCGTATTCCACCCCTCATGACCTGCACCAAACCATATACCACCCCTCAAGACCTGCACTCATCTATATTCCACCCCCAAGACCTGCACCACCTAACCATATACCCCTCAAAAGCTGCACTCAACCATATACCACCCATCGAGACCTGCACTCAACCGTATACCACCCATCGAGACCTGCACTCAACCGTATACCACCCATCGAGACCTGCACTCAACCGTATACCACCCATCGAGACCTGCACTCAACCGTATACCACCCATCGAGACCTGCACTCAACCGTATACCACCCATCGAGACCTGCACTCAACCGTATACCACCCATCGAGACCTGCACTCAACCGTATACCACCCATCGAGACCTGCACTCAACCGTATACCACCCATCGAGACCTGCACTCAACCGTATACCACCCATCGAGACCTGCACTCAACCGTATACCACCCATCGAGACCTGCACTCAACCGTATACCACCCATCGAGACCTGCACTCAACCGTATACCACCCATCGAGACCTGCACTCAACCGTATACCACCCATCGAGACCTGCACTCAACCGTATACCACCCATCGAGACCTGCACTCAACCGTATACCACCCATCGAGACCTGCACTCAACCGTATACCACCCATCGAGACCTGCACTCAACCGTATACCACCCATCGAGACCTGCACTCAACCGTATACCACCCATCGAGACCTGCACTCAACCGTATACCACCCATCGAGACCTGCACTCAACCGTATACCACCCATCGAGACCTGCACTCAACCGTATACCACCCATCGAGACCTGCACTCAACCGTATACCACCCATCGAGACCTGCACTCAACCGTATACCACCCCTCATGACCTGCACTCAACCGTATACCACCCCTCATGACCTGCACTCAACCGTATACCACCCCTCAAGACCTGCACCCAACCGTATTCCACCCCTCAAGACCTGCTCTCAACCGTATTCCACCCCTCAAGACCTGCTCTCAACCGTATTCCACCCCTCAAGACCTGCTCTCAACCGTATTCCACCCCTCAAGACCTGCTCTCAACCGTATTCCA CCCCCCCCAAGACTTGCACCTAA